The Echeneis naucrates chromosome 23, fEcheNa1.1, whole genome shotgun sequence genome has a segment encoding these proteins:
- the ndufb2 gene encoding NADH dehydrogenase [ubiquinone] 1 beta subcomplex subunit 2, mitochondrial, with product MSSLGRVLGVLRTGSRLLRRGPQRTPIRNGSGGPHIEPQYRQYPQLTKNQVFQSELISGAMWFWILWHCWHDPDAVLGHFPWPDASTWTDEELGIPPDDEE from the exons ATGTCTTCTTTGGGAAGGGTGCTGGGAGTCCTCCGGACCGGCAGCCGGCTGCTTCGACGGGGCCCGCAGAGGACACCGATCCGAAA TGGTAGCGGTGGTCCGCACATTGAGCCGCAGTACAGGCAATATCCTCAGCTGACGAAGAACCAGGTCTTCCAGTCGGAGCTCATCAGCGGAGCCATGTGGTTCTGGATCCTTTGGCACTGTTGGCACGATCCTGATGCAGTCCTG GGTCACTTCCCTTGGCCTGATGCTTCCACATGGACAGACGAGGAGCTGGGAATCCCACCAGATGACGAGGAATGA